From a region of the uncultured Desulfatiglans sp. genome:
- a CDS encoding conserved hypothetical protein (Evidence 4 : Unknown function but conserved in other organisms), with protein sequence MKPKWIAAIVLVVLIVVFLFQNTQVITLRLYFWEISMSQILLLPLVLLVGFGLGYASAAWRQKRRSGRSQSGL encoded by the coding sequence ATGAAACCGAAGTGGATTGCGGCCATCGTTCTGGTGGTCCTCATTGTTGTCTTCCTGTTCCAGAACACGCAAGTGATCACTTTGCGCCTTTATTTCTGGGAGATCTCCATGTCCCAGATCCTGCTGCTGCCGCTGGTGCTGCTGGTCGGGTTCGGCCTGGGATACGCCTCTGCGGCATGGCGTCAGAAAAGAAGATCCGGCCGAAGCCAAAGCGGACTCTAG
- a CDS encoding Glycosyl transferase family 2, with protein sequence MSYNTALRAYTAKRIEEIGSADILVGIPCFNNDKTIAHVIQMVTHGLAAHYQDKRSVIFIADGGSTDDSREAAREFEIKPWQEKIVSIYRGPGGKGSALRSLFEAAYRLKVKACAMVDSDLRSITPDWVKYLIDPVLEKGYQFVAPVYVRHKWDGTITNNIVYNLTRALYGKRIRQPIGGDFALSRDVAKYYIDQDVWDTDVARFGIDIWMTVSAVTRGFRICQSNLGVKIHDAKDPGQHLGPMFRQVLSALFSGMEANEAFWKQVKGSEPLEIFGFHEKLEPEPVTVNLDGLIELFRTGYAQFSPLWKDILSEPSFEEISKAAKMDSKRFHLPTEAWVRILYELAATFHAWTINRRKLLDLMTPLYFARVASFVLESWDMSSDEAEELVEEQAVKFEEQKDYLIHLWNEKAA encoded by the coding sequence ATGAGTTACAATACGGCCCTACGGGCTTACACCGCCAAACGCATCGAAGAGATCGGCTCGGCCGACATCCTTGTGGGGATCCCCTGCTTCAACAACGACAAAACAATCGCCCACGTCATCCAGATGGTCACCCATGGACTGGCGGCCCATTACCAAGACAAGCGCAGCGTCATTTTCATCGCCGACGGCGGTTCGACGGACGACAGCCGCGAGGCCGCGCGCGAGTTCGAGATCAAACCCTGGCAGGAAAAGATCGTCTCCATCTACCGCGGCCCGGGAGGCAAAGGCTCCGCTCTCAGATCGTTGTTCGAAGCGGCCTATCGGCTCAAGGTCAAGGCCTGTGCGATGGTGGATTCGGACCTGAGAAGCATCACCCCGGACTGGGTCAAATATCTGATCGATCCCGTCCTCGAAAAAGGCTATCAGTTCGTGGCCCCCGTCTATGTCCGGCACAAATGGGATGGCACCATCACCAACAATATCGTCTACAACCTGACACGGGCCCTGTACGGGAAACGCATCCGGCAGCCCATCGGCGGCGACTTCGCCCTGTCCCGAGACGTGGCCAAATACTACATCGACCAGGACGTCTGGGACACGGATGTCGCCCGTTTCGGGATCGACATCTGGATGACCGTCAGCGCCGTTACACGCGGGTTTCGGATCTGCCAGTCGAATCTGGGGGTCAAGATCCATGACGCAAAGGACCCCGGACAACATCTCGGTCCGATGTTCCGACAGGTCCTCTCCGCCCTCTTCTCGGGCATGGAGGCGAACGAAGCCTTCTGGAAGCAGGTCAAAGGCAGCGAGCCCCTCGAGATCTTCGGCTTCCACGAAAAACTCGAGCCGGAGCCGGTCACGGTGAATCTGGATGGATTGATCGAGCTTTTCAGGACGGGATATGCCCAGTTTTCCCCGCTCTGGAAGGATATTCTGAGCGAACCATCTTTCGAAGAGATCTCCAAGGCCGCGAAGATGGACTCGAAGCGCTTCCACCTGCCGACCGAGGCATGGGTCCGCATCCTCTACGAACTGGCCGCGACTTTCCACGCATGGACCATCAACCGAAGGAAACTGCTGGACCTCATGACCCCGCTCTATTTTGCGCGGGTGGCCTCCTTCGTCCTGGAAAGCTGGGACATGTCGTCGGACGAGGCCGAAGAACTGGTCGAGGAGCAGGCAGTCAAGTTCGAGGAACAAAAAGACTACCTGATCCATCTCTGGAACGAAAAGGCTGCTTGA
- the gpgS gene encoding Glucosyl-3-phosphoglycerate synthase: protein MADFHQGGMITTLHGLYEAFDREAYLSRMEEKLEEFARHVRISLLLPSLYSEIQNPPVLDNIINEISQARYLHHIVVALGGAPEEQRFLEAREYFGRLAAPGREVKVVWVDGPRIQQVLQEIEARAIRTGVQGKGQSVWITLGYLLAKESSDVIALHDCDIVTYNRLLLARLIEPIANLNTDFEFCKGYYARISPADRVMKGRVTRLFVTPFVDAMARIMRDRGYIQMERFFRYHGTFNYPLAGEFCFTSNIARGINIAYDWGLEVATLSEVYHRLILRKVAQIDLVPNYEHKHQDLSPEDKSKGLHRMVVDIAKFYLTYMRSHGIPLDDAFVDMMLHTYYQRALDFIKSYGDDAQVNDLHFDRYEEELTAQYFRGFLWTAWEQSKGPYESSLIPSWNRVSFSVPDIYRRLVEAVEADNR, encoded by the coding sequence ATGGCCGATTTTCATCAGGGAGGCATGATCACGACGCTCCATGGTCTTTACGAGGCCTTTGACCGTGAGGCCTATCTGTCCCGCATGGAAGAGAAACTCGAGGAGTTCGCTCGGCACGTGCGGATCAGCCTGCTGCTGCCTTCGCTCTATTCGGAGATCCAGAACCCGCCCGTTCTGGACAACATCATCAACGAAATCAGCCAAGCCCGCTACCTGCACCACATTGTGGTCGCCCTGGGCGGTGCGCCGGAAGAACAGCGGTTCCTGGAGGCGCGCGAATACTTCGGGCGGCTGGCTGCACCCGGCCGCGAGGTCAAGGTGGTCTGGGTCGATGGACCGCGCATCCAGCAGGTCCTCCAGGAGATCGAAGCCCGGGCCATCCGGACCGGGGTGCAGGGAAAAGGGCAATCCGTCTGGATCACCCTGGGATATCTCCTGGCAAAAGAGTCCTCGGACGTCATCGCCCTGCATGACTGCGATATCGTGACCTACAACCGCCTGCTCCTGGCGCGCTTGATCGAACCGATCGCCAACCTCAACACCGATTTCGAATTCTGCAAAGGGTATTACGCCCGCATCTCCCCCGCGGACCGCGTCATGAAGGGAAGAGTGACGCGCCTTTTCGTGACCCCGTTCGTGGACGCCATGGCACGCATCATGCGGGATCGCGGCTATATCCAGATGGAGCGGTTCTTCCGGTATCACGGGACGTTCAACTACCCTCTGGCGGGTGAATTCTGCTTCACCAGCAACATCGCCCGGGGTATCAACATCGCCTACGATTGGGGCCTGGAAGTCGCCACCCTGTCCGAAGTCTACCACCGCCTCATCCTGCGCAAGGTGGCCCAGATCGATCTGGTGCCGAACTACGAGCATAAGCACCAGGACCTCTCGCCCGAAGACAAGTCCAAGGGACTCCACCGCATGGTCGTCGACATCGCGAAGTTCTATCTCACCTATATGCGCTCTCACGGCATCCCCCTCGACGACGCCTTTGTGGACATGATGCTTCACACCTATTACCAGCGGGCGCTCGATTTTATCAAGAGCTACGGGGACGACGCCCAGGTGAACGACCTTCATTTCGACCGCTATGAAGAAGAGCTGACAGCCCAATACTTCCGGGGCTTTCTCTGGACCGCATGGGAACAGAGCAAGGGGCCCTACGAGAGCAGTCTGATCCCGTCGTGGAACCGGGTGAGCTTCAGCGTCCCGGACATTTACCGCCGACTGGTGGAAGCCGTCGAGGCCGACAACCGCTGA
- the glgA gene encoding Glycogen synthase — protein sequence MPEDRLKVLYLTPEAVPFAKTGGLADVAGALPEALHDRGIDVRLMLPCYRAVLEQQRGLERVGHPFRIQVGDASLEARVLAGSTPQGVPVYFIEREDLFDRPNLYGNDQGDYYDNCERFTFFAYASLQALHNLSFRPDIIHCHDWQTGLVPALLHSPYRTADFFSRTKTIFTIHNIGYQGLFPPVKLHVTGLPGDWFYHPEGLEYWGNLSFLKSGIIYADALTTVSPTYAGEIQTPEYGRGMEGILSRRRDALYGILNGVDYRVWDPATDTYLPARYDITERSGKAVCKAALIEEAGLDRALLRQPLLAMISRLDNQKGLDLLLAVLDRILERDTGLLILGSGDPHIQSGLEAAVTRFPGRMALRTGFDDPFAHRIMAGADLFLIPSRYEPCGLTQMYALKYGTVPIVRTTGGLRDTIAPFERDTGQGNGFTFSAYAPEAFFDAILQALSLFSEPGHWARLQSNGMAADFSWARSAGLYLELYEGLLGKPNGG from the coding sequence ATGCCGGAAGACAGACTGAAAGTCCTTTATCTGACTCCGGAGGCTGTGCCCTTTGCGAAAACGGGCGGACTGGCCGACGTCGCCGGGGCGCTTCCCGAGGCCCTCCACGACAGGGGAATCGACGTCAGGCTGATGCTTCCCTGCTATCGGGCAGTGCTGGAACAGCAGCGCGGCCTCGAACGGGTCGGCCATCCCTTCCGGATCCAGGTCGGAGACGCCTCCCTGGAGGCCCGGGTCCTCGCCGGGAGCACCCCCCAGGGCGTGCCGGTCTATTTCATCGAGAGGGAAGACCTCTTCGACCGGCCGAACCTTTACGGGAACGACCAGGGAGACTATTACGACAATTGCGAACGCTTCACCTTCTTCGCCTACGCCTCCCTACAGGCCCTCCACAACCTGTCTTTCCGGCCTGATATCATCCATTGCCACGACTGGCAGACAGGACTCGTGCCGGCGTTGCTGCACAGCCCTTATAGAACAGCGGATTTTTTCAGCCGGACCAAGACCATCTTCACGATCCACAACATCGGCTACCAGGGGCTTTTTCCCCCGGTGAAACTGCATGTCACCGGGCTGCCTGGAGACTGGTTCTACCACCCCGAAGGTCTGGAGTATTGGGGAAATCTGAGTTTTCTCAAATCCGGCATCATCTATGCCGATGCCCTGACGACGGTTAGTCCTACGTACGCCGGGGAAATCCAGACGCCCGAATACGGCCGGGGCATGGAGGGGATCCTCTCCCGCCGGCGCGATGCCCTTTACGGCATCCTCAACGGCGTGGATTACCGAGTCTGGGATCCCGCCACAGACACCTATCTCCCGGCTCGCTACGACATCACGGAGCGCTCCGGCAAGGCCGTCTGCAAGGCCGCCCTGATCGAGGAGGCCGGGCTCGACCGGGCCTTGCTCCGACAGCCGCTCCTCGCCATGATCTCCAGACTGGACAACCAGAAAGGGCTCGATCTGCTCCTCGCCGTCCTGGACCGTATTCTCGAGAGGGATACCGGTCTCCTTATCCTCGGATCGGGCGATCCTCACATTCAGTCAGGTTTGGAGGCGGCGGTCACGCGCTTCCCCGGAAGGATGGCCCTTCGGACGGGGTTCGACGACCCCTTCGCTCACCGCATCATGGCCGGGGCCGATCTCTTTTTGATTCCTTCGAGATACGAGCCCTGCGGCCTCACCCAAATGTATGCCCTCAAGTATGGAACGGTTCCCATCGTCCGTACCACGGGAGGTCTCCGGGACACGATTGCGCCGTTCGAAAGGGATACGGGACAGGGAAACGGTTTCACCTTTTCCGCATACGCGCCGGAGGCCTTCTTCGATGCGATTCTCCAGGCCCTTTCCCTCTTCAGCGAACCCGGCCATTGGGCACGGCTCCAATCGAACGGCATGGCCGCCGATTTCTCCTGGGCGCGTTCGGCCGGGCTGTACCTCGAACTGTACGAAGGACTCCTTGGAAAACCAAACGGCGGATGA
- a CDS encoding conserved membrane hypothetical protein (Evidence 4 : Unknown function but conserved in other organisms), with amino-acid sequence MQFFSIITNLRIQDVLDILFLTAVTYYLYRWFRSTKAFKALVGLMVLGVVYLVARSWGLFLTTWSFQILWQVFIVLLIILFQSEIRQVLERVNPLEAIGLRRLSAPENWIAAFVKAVFAMSARKIGALIIIERVDAVAEWITAGQPLDAEPTPELILSIFQKESPLHDGAVLIKDGRLNRVACYLPLSPDEGLPKEWGTRHRAALGLSERCDAWVIVVSEERGHVSLAQGGKMIRVEDEKQLAQWVIKALRPPSTADRSWPERLQNLLINRWQTKLGTLLVVSCLWLLLAGQQDFEVSLNVPIDLKSLPATVEIVEPVNPEIGITVRGLRKDASVLNKSNVRAELDLSLARPGKRAFLITRDRVYLPNDRVQVVRIEPSRIDFTFRAAPTPQPDEVRPAS; translated from the coding sequence ATGCAGTTCTTCTCCATCATCACGAATCTGCGCATTCAGGATGTGTTGGACATCCTGTTCCTTACCGCCGTAACCTATTACCTTTACAGATGGTTCCGCTCTACCAAGGCCTTCAAGGCTCTCGTGGGCCTCATGGTCCTCGGGGTCGTCTATCTCGTCGCCCGCTCGTGGGGCCTTTTCCTGACGACGTGGTCGTTCCAGATCCTGTGGCAGGTGTTTATCGTCCTCCTGATCATCCTCTTTCAATCGGAGATCCGGCAGGTGCTCGAACGGGTCAACCCCCTCGAGGCCATCGGTCTCAGACGCCTCTCGGCTCCCGAGAACTGGATAGCCGCCTTCGTGAAGGCGGTCTTCGCCATGTCGGCCAGGAAGATCGGAGCCCTGATCATCATCGAACGGGTGGATGCCGTCGCCGAGTGGATCACCGCGGGCCAGCCGCTAGACGCCGAACCGACACCGGAATTGATCCTCAGCATCTTCCAGAAAGAGTCCCCGCTCCATGACGGCGCCGTATTGATCAAGGACGGCCGGTTGAACCGGGTCGCCTGTTACCTTCCCCTGAGTCCGGATGAAGGGCTCCCCAAGGAATGGGGCACCCGCCACAGGGCTGCCCTCGGTTTGTCGGAGCGCTGCGACGCCTGGGTGATCGTGGTATCGGAGGAAAGGGGCCATGTCTCGCTGGCCCAGGGCGGGAAGATGATCCGCGTGGAGGATGAAAAGCAGTTGGCCCAGTGGGTCATCAAGGCCCTCCGGCCACCTTCCACGGCAGACAGGAGCTGGCCGGAGCGGTTGCAGAATCTGTTGATCAACCGCTGGCAAACCAAACTCGGGACCCTGCTGGTCGTCTCGTGCCTGTGGCTTCTGCTTGCAGGGCAACAAGATTTCGAGGTGTCCTTGAACGTCCCGATCGATCTGAAAAGCCTGCCCGCCACCGTCGAGATCGTCGAGCCGGTCAACCCCGAAATCGGAATCACGGTCCGTGGTCTGCGCAAAGATGCAAGCGTGCTGAACAAAAGCAACGTACGGGCCGAATTGGACCTCTCCCTGGCCCGCCCGGGAAAGCGCGCTTTTCTGATCACCCGAGACCGGGTCTATCTGCCCAATGACCGGGTCCAGGTGGTGCGGATCGAACCTTCGCGGATCGATTTCACCTTCAGGGCCGCCCCAACGCCCCAGCCGGATGAGGTCAGACCTGCCTCTTGA
- a CDS encoding Universal stress family protein, with protein MVEEARKKVLVGVDGSDRASQTVRYMGRIAPFQHMQVVLYNVFSAVPDAYWDLQRQSHVAKRVSEIKAWELQRRKEAENFMEKARKMLLAMGLADEDIVVKIRDRQEGMARDLIKEAEGGYSAVAVGRRGAGFLKHIVLGSVATKLLERLSFLPLALVGKKATPDKVLVAMDTSENSRRALDSVADLFAGSPCTIDMMHVIRATEADYVTEVSGEMAEVFKNAKESLIQKGFKSEQIGSKIISGAKSRAETVVATARSEGYGTIVAGRRGLSKVQEFFMGRVSNKIVYLSKGLAVWIVP; from the coding sequence ATGGTAGAAGAGGCTCGCAAGAAGGTACTGGTGGGGGTGGACGGCTCTGATCGTGCGTCCCAGACGGTCAGATATATGGGCAGGATAGCGCCTTTTCAGCACATGCAGGTCGTGCTCTACAACGTGTTCAGCGCAGTGCCCGATGCGTATTGGGATTTACAGAGACAGTCCCATGTGGCGAAACGCGTCTCCGAGATCAAGGCCTGGGAGCTGCAGCGGCGGAAAGAGGCCGAAAATTTCATGGAAAAGGCCCGCAAAATGCTCCTGGCCATGGGCCTCGCGGACGAGGATATCGTGGTCAAGATCAGGGATCGCCAGGAGGGGATGGCCCGTGACTTGATCAAGGAGGCCGAAGGGGGTTACAGCGCTGTGGCGGTTGGAAGGCGGGGCGCCGGGTTTCTCAAGCACATCGTGCTCGGCAGTGTCGCGACGAAACTGCTCGAGCGCCTGTCGTTTCTTCCCCTTGCGCTGGTGGGCAAAAAGGCCACGCCGGACAAGGTTCTCGTGGCCATGGACACTTCTGAAAACAGCCGGCGGGCCCTGGACTCGGTGGCGGATCTGTTTGCCGGGAGCCCGTGTACCATCGATATGATGCACGTCATCCGCGCCACCGAGGCGGACTATGTGACCGAGGTCTCGGGTGAGATGGCGGAGGTTTTCAAGAATGCCAAAGAAAGCCTGATTCAGAAGGGGTTCAAGTCCGAACAGATCGGCTCCAAGATCATCAGCGGCGCCAAGAGCCGGGCGGAGACGGTTGTAGCGACAGCCAGAAGCGAGGGCTATGGAACGATCGTTGCGGGCCGGAGGGGGCTTTCCAAGGTGCAGGAATTTTTCATGGGGCGGGTGAGCAACAAGATCGTTTATCTTTCCAAGGGGTTGGCGGTCTGGATCGTCCCCTGA
- a CDS encoding hypothetical protein (Evidence 5 : Unknown function), whose translation MELLPRGFHLQGYPVDCSGGITPEGRVEPVRGRVAFWNGAQLRDLKGRCKDGRRGSQEGTGGGGRL comes from the coding sequence GTGGAGCTTCTTCCCCGGGGTTTTCATCTGCAGGGGTATCCCGTGGATTGTTCCGGGGGAATCACCCCCGAGGGTCGAGTGGAGCCGGTCCGGGGGAGGGTCGCTTTTTGGAACGGGGCGCAATTGAGGGATCTGAAAGGACGATGCAAAGATGGTAGAAGAGGCTCGCAAGAAGGTACTGGTGGGGGTGGACGGCTCTGA
- the yiaD gene encoding putative lipoprotein YiaD (Evidence 3 : Putative function from multiple computational evidences), translating to MKRWNAVLLILCGCAFFVGGCAQTQEAMKTDTGKGVAIGAATGALAGAIIGHQSGHKGAGAAIGAAAGAAVGGAIGYKMDQQKKELEQIPNTTVEQKEDRLVVTMSNAILFDVNSTALKPASQSTLVQMADVMVRYPDSDIIVAGHTDSTGSERYNQDLSERRATAVRNYLITKGVGAGRITAIGFGETMPVASNDTASGREQNRRVEVEIKPRPEAAS from the coding sequence ATGAAACGATGGAATGCGGTGTTGTTAATCCTGTGCGGCTGTGCCTTTTTTGTCGGTGGATGTGCCCAGACGCAGGAGGCTATGAAGACGGACACGGGAAAAGGGGTTGCCATCGGCGCCGCTACAGGCGCGCTGGCCGGCGCGATCATCGGCCATCAGTCCGGACATAAAGGGGCCGGCGCGGCCATCGGCGCCGCTGCGGGGGCTGCAGTAGGCGGAGCCATCGGCTACAAGATGGATCAGCAGAAGAAGGAATTGGAGCAGATCCCGAACACAACGGTCGAGCAGAAGGAGGACCGCTTGGTCGTCACCATGTCGAATGCCATCCTCTTCGATGTGAATTCGACGGCGCTCAAGCCGGCGTCCCAGTCGACGCTCGTTCAAATGGCGGACGTGATGGTCCGGTATCCGGACAGTGACATCATCGTTGCCGGCCACACGGACAGTACCGGGTCCGAGAGGTACAATCAGGACCTTTCGGAGCGCCGTGCAACGGCTGTCAGAAATTACCTGATCACCAAAGGGGTCGGTGCGGGCAGGATCACCGCCATCGGTTTCGGTGAAACGATGCCGGTCGCTTCGAACGACACCGCTTCAGGGAGGGAGCAGAACCGGCGTGTAGAGGTTGAAATCAAGCCGCGGCCGGAGGCCGCTTCGTAA
- a CDS encoding hypothetical protein (Evidence 5 : Unknown function) — protein MRTFSPRTADAPSHRFTASAVLRRSCIDRTKKRVYSMNGDRQNLRLFIRQPQCNAFSKAKSSAPSHLEAKKRLRTHLPLIDAGTWKAGNPRGLFFLFEIKTRESGLFLVSVHSRPLDH, from the coding sequence ATGAGGACTTTCTCTCCACGCACTGCGGACGCCCCCTCCCATCGCTTTACGGCAAGCGCCGTCTTGCGCAGGTCTTGTATCGACAGGACCAAAAAACGCGTCTACAGTATGAACGGCGACCGCCAAAACCTGCGCCTCTTCATCCGGCAGCCCCAGTGTAATGCCTTTTCGAAGGCAAAATCAAGCGCACCTTCACATCTAGAAGCAAAAAAGCGTCTCCGGACACACCTGCCCCTGATCGATGCGGGCACCTGGAAGGCCGGCAATCCGCGGGGGCTCTTTTTCCTGTTCGAAATCAAAACTCGGGAAAGTGGCCTCTTTCTGGTGTCTGTCCACTCCAGGCCCCTCGATCATTGA
- a CDS encoding UspA domain protein has protein sequence MIEFKKILVPYDFTENAAKVIPHVVSLSQKYDATVCFMHVVEDLARWGIGAYVPHLPLESFRKEALEGARQAMDTFCAEELGSCASVRKILSAGDPVEEILKTIEQEAIDLVIMATHGRKGLEHTIFGSVAENVLRRSSAPVLTINPHTIKK, from the coding sequence ATGATCGAGTTCAAAAAGATTCTCGTTCCTTACGACTTCACCGAAAACGCCGCCAAGGTCATCCCTCACGTTGTATCTTTGTCACAAAAATACGATGCCACCGTCTGTTTCATGCACGTCGTGGAAGACCTCGCACGCTGGGGCATCGGGGCTTACGTCCCGCATCTGCCCCTGGAATCGTTCAGGAAAGAGGCCCTGGAAGGGGCGCGCCAGGCGATGGACACATTCTGCGCCGAAGAACTCGGAAGCTGCGCCAGCGTCCGTAAGATCCTGAGTGCAGGGGATCCGGTGGAAGAGATCCTCAAAACCATCGAACAGGAAGCGATCGATCTGGTCATTATGGCGACACATGGAAGGAAGGGGCTCGAACATACCATCTTCGGCAGCGTCGCCGAGAACGTTTTGAGGAGATCGAGCGCTCCCGTGCTGACCATCAATCCCCACACGATCAAAAAGTGA
- a CDS encoding exported hypothetical protein (Evidence 5 : Unknown function): MIRKITCRVICFLALAFSLLVHTAPSAQAEDITILMATVTYDGHVVTSEGQKLFLTPTEASVQLGRYQGKQVIVTGMTGECDGRGIFSVTSFQPIPEKADGTDAEKSDD, from the coding sequence ATGATTCGGAAAATCACCTGCCGGGTCATCTGCTTTCTGGCTCTGGCCTTCTCCCTGCTTGTGCACACCGCTCCCTCTGCGCAGGCGGAAGACATCACCATTTTGATGGCAACCGTGACCTATGACGGACACGTCGTGACGTCCGAAGGTCAAAAACTGTTTCTGACCCCGACTGAAGCTTCGGTGCAGTTGGGTCGATATCAAGGGAAGCAAGTCATCGTGACAGGAATGACCGGTGAATGCGATGGCAGGGGGATATTTTCCGTGACGTCTTTTCAACCAATCCCCGAAAAGGCGGATGGAACCGATGCAGAAAAATCGGATGATTAG
- a CDS encoding Regulatory protein, FmdB family, translated as MPLYDFHCNDCGTNFEALMPAAAENTPDCLSCGSSNVEKRLSVPASYSGKTRNRLPGTGDTTCCGGSPGHRGCAGPGSCCGKA; from the coding sequence ATGCCCCTTTATGATTTCCACTGCAACGACTGCGGGACGAACTTCGAGGCCCTGATGCCTGCCGCAGCTGAAAACACGCCGGACTGCCTGTCCTGTGGGAGTTCGAACGTGGAGAAGCGGCTCTCCGTGCCGGCGTCCTACTCTGGAAAGACGCGGAACAGGCTGCCCGGAACGGGCGATACGACCTGCTGCGGCGGCAGCCCGGGCCATCGCGGATGCGCCGGCCCAGGAAGCTGCTGCGGAAAGGCCTGA
- a CDS encoding HD domain protein, with translation MENLRSVFEKIWEMARPYLQTRNNESHTRIAVAFAKALLQAEGGDEDIVIPAVMLHDVGWSRVPESLQLQAFGPRATMPEVNRIHEEAGVEIASAILQAVGYPSEKTEEIAAIIEGHDSRPEGRSLNDTIVKDADKLWRYSEDGVSVNQARFDFSREAICSRLERMVDEWFLTPTGRSIALQELARRRESGPA, from the coding sequence ATGGAAAATTTACGGTCGGTTTTTGAAAAGATCTGGGAGATGGCCCGGCCTTATCTGCAGACCCGGAACAACGAGTCGCACACCCGCATCGCGGTCGCCTTTGCCAAGGCGCTCCTTCAGGCCGAGGGCGGGGATGAGGATATTGTCATCCCGGCGGTGATGCTGCATGACGTCGGTTGGAGCCGTGTGCCCGAGTCGCTGCAACTGCAGGCCTTCGGCCCCAGGGCGACGATGCCGGAGGTCAACCGCATCCATGAGGAGGCGGGGGTGGAGATCGCGTCTGCGATCCTCCAGGCTGTGGGCTATCCCTCCGAAAAAACGGAGGAGATAGCCGCTATCATCGAAGGACACGACTCGCGGCCCGAAGGCCGGAGCCTGAACGACACTATCGTAAAGGACGCGGACAAACTCTGGCGCTATTCGGAGGACGGGGTCTCCGTCAACCAGGCCCGCTTCGATTTTTCCCGGGAGGCGATATGTTCCCGGCTCGAGAGGATGGTCGATGAGTGGTTTCTGACGCCGACCGGCCGATCGATCGCGCTGCAGGAACTGGCGAGGCGTCGGGAGTCCGGGCCGGCGTGA
- a CDS encoding conserved membrane hypothetical protein (Evidence 4 : Unknown function but conserved in other organisms) → MSFEKVQSVLGSPRQVLWNLLLISAGSLLCAVSVNAILIPQEFIGAGFTGVALVLHYLFPSLEVPVVYFAMNIPVFLLGWAYVGRRFFLYSIVGMLIFSAALNWSHVPLPVENKILGALLAGIIMGVGSGIILRSWGSAGGADILSVILLKRFSIRLGSTVLAFNACVLVAGGLLFSLESALYTLVYLYVNSNMVNLVVTGLSQRKAVYIISPSWEDISHGILEKLNRGVTILEGEGGYSGKPEKILFAVITFRELSRLKRLVRDVDPNAFMVVSDTLEVMGHRIGNQPHW, encoded by the coding sequence ATGTCGTTCGAAAAGGTCCAGTCCGTCCTGGGCAGCCCGCGGCAGGTCCTGTGGAATCTGCTCTTGATCAGCGCCGGCAGTCTTCTGTGCGCCGTTTCCGTCAACGCTATCCTGATCCCCCAGGAATTCATCGGAGCCGGTTTTACGGGGGTTGCGCTGGTGCTCCACTATCTCTTTCCCTCGCTCGAGGTTCCCGTCGTCTACTTCGCCATGAATATCCCGGTCTTTCTCCTGGGCTGGGCCTATGTGGGGCGGCGCTTCTTCCTCTACAGCATCGTCGGGATGCTGATCTTCTCCGCAGCGCTCAACTGGAGCCATGTCCCGCTTCCGGTCGAAAACAAGATCCTCGGTGCCCTGCTGGCGGGGATCATCATGGGGGTGGGCTCCGGCATCATTTTACGGTCATGGGGATCGGCCGGGGGAGCGGATATTCTGTCGGTGATTCTGCTCAAGCGCTTTTCGATACGTCTGGGAAGCACGGTCCTTGCGTTCAACGCCTGTGTGCTGGTGGCCGGAGGCCTCCTGTTTTCATTGGAGAGTGCGCTCTACACGCTCGTCTATCTCTATGTCAACTCGAATATGGTGAATCTCGTCGTAACCGGTCTGAGTCAGCGGAAGGCCGTTTATATCATCTCGCCCTCGTGGGAAGACATCTCGCATGGTATCCTGGAAAAGCTGAACCGGGGCGTCACGATCCTGGAGGGCGAGGGGGGATACTCCGGCAAACCGGAGAAGATCCTTTTTGCCGTGATCACCTTCCGGGAGCTTTCACGGCTCAAGCGTCTCGTGCGAGACGTGGATCCCAATGCCTTCATGGTGGTATCGGATACCCTGGAGGTCATGGGGCATCGGATCGGCAACCAGCCGCACTGGTGA